The Carassius auratus strain Wakin unplaced genomic scaffold, ASM336829v1 scaf_tig00014572, whole genome shotgun sequence DNA segment TATTGTCTTCATGTCTCTATCTGTGTTTTATTCAGCTACAGGGATCACTGGATACTTCTGTTCATATGATTTCATGAAGCGTCCTCAGAGATATCACTTCTGCAATGCATGCTAGAGATGttcatttctgttatttttcctaatttaattaaatgagaaAGTATTTTTAACGGTTTACCGACACTTATCCTAACATTTGTTTCCCGGGGGTTAATTGTACATGTGCAAAAAGCAGCAAACGACAGAACCTGAGGATTCACATGGTCTTCATCTCACATCACACCAGCGgagaaaacataataaaactagACTATAAATAGCGAATATAAATAGATCAGTTCGTTTTTGTGCTGCGCGATAGAAAACAGATGACATCCGCTTTTCTTTAggcttataatattataatattgtgtcTTGTCTTGACTAAAGGAGCAGTTGcttccactgaaaaaaataaacactcaTGTTATTGCTTGCTCACACAGTTGAGCTTCACTACCTTGACAATACAGACTGTTCATTATTCAGTTTGGTTTTGGCCTAAATTAATTAGTTGTGGCTTAGGTTTTAGGTTTATTggttcttatatttttaattcttgttcttttttttttttttaaatactgttaattgaaaggatttATTGTGGAGTGAGGGAAACTAAAATATCCTAGCTACCGTAGTTTTCGAacaataagtcacacctgagtataagtcgcatcagtacaaaaataggtcatgatgaggacaaaaacatatataagtcacatttatttagaaccaagaaccaagagaaaacattaccgtctccagccgcgagagggcgctgtgtgtcttcagtgtagactacaggagaactgagcagcatagagcgccctctggcggctggagacggtaatgttttctctcggtttatgtcaaattaattttgataaataagtcgcaggaccagccaaactatgaaaaaaggtgtgacttatagtctggaaaatttacagtgtttattataatttgtaaatatgggtgctccgatcacgatcggccgatcgttaatgcgcatctcgtcagtaaagccggttctctaatcagcggttaattgcatcaggtgcgtgatttcacatagagcagctgttactacacagagccgttgttaactgagaattttcagcgttttttggcgcatcttctcagttaacaacggctctgtgtagtaacagctgctctatgtgaaatcacgcacctgatgcaattaaccgctgattagagaaccggctttactgacgagatgcgcattaatgatcggccgatcatgatcgaAGCACCCCTATTTGTAAACATTCTTCACGTCAGCATTAGGCCtataactaaatgaaataaaacgtgACAAGTTTTTTCTCTAAAAATAGGAAACATAACACTTTTGCAAAGGATTCCCTGAAATATTGTCATTGATAACGTTAATGCAATAAATACCAGAAGGTATAGTGATATATTCTAAACCCCGGACGCTCATCCCTACTCACCACTTTGCCGGGTCTCGCCCACGTGCAGATAAACCCCTCCTGACACGCGGTCACTAAACAGTCCTCTAGAAAGATGAGCACGGTGAGTCTCTCGTGTGCGATCTTTTTACAGATGAGCGGCTCGAGCAGCGGCACGTCCTGCATGCGCGGACACAGCGGCGTGCCCAGAGTCTTGGCGGGGTCTGTTTTGGTTTTGGTCAGCAGGTTGAGCTTGTCGCTGCTCTTGCTGCTGATGTGGCCCATGCTGTGGTTGCGCTTGTGGTCTTTGTCGGGGTGCCGCTCCTTGCGGTCGTGCAGCGAGAGCGTGGCGAACTTGCTGACTCCGGCGGCGATGGGGTTGTCCGAGGCGGCGCTCTTGCTGTTAGCGGCGGAGTGCGGGAGGCTGTTGGAGCGCGGCAGCGGAGCGGGGAGCGAGCTGGAGCCATCACTGCTGCTGGCGTTCATCACATTAGTGTGCGTCCGCGTCCGGGACAGAGGGAGGTGTGGGAACAGGATGTCCTCCGTCAGGTCCCACAGGCACAGCTGAGTGTCCTGCCCCACCGAGCCGAAGCGGTAGGTCACGCTGACCGGTCGGCTGTCCGTGGAGTTGCGCTTGGACAGACGTGACTGTGTGCTGTTGGCCCGGTCTCGGCCGAAGTGGATTTGATCCTGGAAGTCCTCGTCGCTGCCGCTGAACTCCATGGGCTCGCTCTCCTCCACGCTGGTGGTGTAGTGGTCAAACGCCACCACGCTCACCCAGGACTTGTGTCCGTGTCCGCGGGCGATCACCCGGCAGTCTGAGAAGCACCAGACGGTCACCAGGTCGTCCTCGCCGCCGGCCACGATGTACTTCCCGTCAGGGCTCCAGCAGACGCACAGCAGGCCTCCGAAGTAGCTCTTCATGGTGCCGTGCAGCTCCACCGCGTCGAAGTTGAAGACCCGCAGGAAACCGTCCTGACTCACGCAGGCCAGGAACTTCCCGTCGGGAGAGAAGGAGAACTCGTTGAGCGCGCCCTCGCCCACCGTCCACTTGAGCAGAGGGTTGCGCGTGGACTTGCTCTTGCAGGTGTGAACGCTGTAGTTCTCGCCCTGCTTCAGCAGCTGGTAGTGAGGCACCGTGGTGCCGCAGGTGTGCTCCACGTTATACAGGTACATGCTCCCGCTGGAGTGAGCCACGAGGAACAGGCTCTCGGAGCCAGGGACCCACTTCACACACGTGACCCGGGATTTATCTATGAGTCTCTGAGCGGAGCAGGAGAAGACACAAGACACAGAGGACACGAGGTTAGTTCGAGCGGATGATTTTCATCAATGCGTAACAATAAATCCTGTGAGTGCTCAATAAATGAGGTGGAagctgctgtttgggaacgcagACAACtctacagaaatactttgaccaCAGACTTTACTCTTTACTTTGATTTCAGAAGCTGTGAAGGAGATCTGAGCTGTTAGTCCAGGTCTCGTGACTCTATCAGTGCGCATGGAGCAGTTTATCCAGCGCTTTCATCACaattcaaacacatttttaaactagtttaaagctGGATGAAACAGTGCTGACACTCACTTCTTCATTGAAGAGTTTGCTGGTCTCCTTCTTGATGGGGTCGATGAGCTGCACCTGTCCAGCGGAGAAGCCCACCAGCAGAGACACGCTCTCCGCCGTCGCCGTCAGGTGATTGAAGTCGTGGCACGTGGGCTGCGTTCCCTTGTAGATCCGCTTGTCTATGGGCTTACTCAGATCAGCAGCCTAcagcccaacacacacacacacacacacagagagagagactgaacacCTGCAGAACaacctgatacacacacacacacactctctcacacactcaaatactcacacacacgcacgcgcacacagagagagagagagactgaacacCTGCAGAACaacctgatacacacacacacacactcactcactctctcacacacacaaacactttctgaAAACATTAACACAAGCACTCTCTTGATATCAGGGTTATTGATGCTCAGCTCATGTGTTCTGGAGTCAAACCACTGAAAACAGCTGAAATCTGAACTACATTTTACAGTTTGTTAAAAATGCTTAGTATTTGAAACTAGGGCTCCATTTCtcaactttacacacaaatccacaaAACATCACACACATCTTGCAAATGCAAACACTTGTTTCAAAGCTGTTttctaaataagttttttttgcataataactatacacataaaataataatcgACATACATGCCAAACACACCAATCACACGCCTGCGAATCCAGACACACACCAATCACACGCCTGCGAATCCAGACACACACCAATCACACGCCTGCGAATCCAGACACAGACCAATCACACGCCTGCGAATCCAGACACAGACCAATCACACGCCTGCGAATCCAGACACAGACCAATCACACGCCTGCGAATCCAGACACACACCAATCACACGCCTGCGAATCCAGACACAGACCAATCACACGCCTGCGAATCCAGACACACACCAATCACACGCCTGCGAATCCAGACACAGACCAATCACACGCCTGCGAATCCAGACACACATTTCACAAGGCTGCAAATCCAGAAACGCACCAATCACATGCCtgcaaaaacagacacacacacacacacacacttcacacgcCCGTGTGAACACATGAACCACTGAACTGATGAatcacacacactcctcacagcAGATCAATAATCCTCACACTCACTTATTTACTGCAaacactgtcaaaacacacaaacacacaaaaacacattcattacaacacaaacacagacaaaaatGCACTCattacaacacacaaacactcacactatACAACACTCattaaaaaacatacacatacacacacacacacacacacacacacacacacacactacttagaatacacacacaataacacacattacaaaacacacacacacacacactcattacaacacacacacaaacacactcacactataCAACActcattaaaaaacatacatacacacacactacttagaatacacacacaataacacactgattacaaaacacacacacacacacacaataacacactgattacaaaacacacacacactcattacaacatacacacacacacacacacacactcattacaacacacacacacacacacacacacacacactcattacaacacacacacacacacacacacacactcattacaacacacacacacacacaataacacacacacacactcattacaacacacacacacacacaataacacactcattacaaaacacacacacacacacacacacacactcattacaacagacacacacacacacacactcattacaacagacacacacacacacacacacacacacacatatatacacacaaacacacacacacacacacacacacacacacacacacacacacacactcattacaacagacacacacacacacatatatatatatacacacacacacacacacacacacacatataaacaaaccGCTCACTTTGATTCGCGCGTCAGCTCGCGTGCGTGCGTGTCATTGGCGTCGCGTCACGCGTGAAGTGAAATAACGCTATGAACGCGTCGCGCTCACCTTCCTGACGCCTTTATAGATGTAGAAGTAGAGCTCCCGGCCCACATTGAAGCAGATGCGCTCGCCGTTCCCGGACTGATCGTTGACGTTGACGAACGAGACTCTGACGGGGTTCGATCCCTGAGAGTTGAAGGGCACTCGGTTGGGTCTGCTGTACTCTGAGTGCGTGAGGAGTTTATATGCGCCTTCTCGCGTGCTGAACTGACTCTTGATTTCGTTCATCTCCTTCCCTCCTCCCTCCGCCGCCATCTTTGACACTTACATTCATCCTTCCGCAACCGGATCTGACGCGCCGCGCATGCGCACTACACACCTGCGCGCCGCCTCGCTCCGGGGTTCACCACGAGTTTACGGGAGGATccttattctatttatttattttatttattttatttaaacatcgTCACCTCAGAAAAAGTCAGTTTTTTATGTCTCTTAGAATTAAACCAAAAATCAAGAAGAAAATATTAAGTTTATTGCGTGATAAAAACAACGAACCATAAACACAATCCAATTAATGtttttacatacatatttttcttctaccaattttgtgtaaaaattattGGTAAAATTGACGTCTTGAACAAGattcttaattatttaataatcttCAGTATAAAATCTTATGTTTCAGAATATTTAGGGATTCTTGTGGTCAAGTTGTTTACTGGCATGAGATTTGAATTATAGTATTTCcaaagcatttaaataaagaataaaatataaaatatgattacacCATTAAAGTAAAAGGAGACAATAAATGAGTAATGAATGAGAGAAAAGTAgatcaatacaataaaaaaacggataatatttcaaatattaataatagtaattattatatcTAATTAAGAATATAAAATGAAGCAGTTGAGTACAATAAATTATCCCTTTCGAATGAATGTGTATGGGGTATAGATATTTTGCAGCTAGTTTGACTGCCATCTCATTCTCTCCAAGTATACAGAGTAGTTTCTCTGAGTCATTTAGAGACAAGAATGAAGGATTCAACGCTTCAAACTGTGGGAAGAATGTTTCTCTTGTACGAAGTGTTTCTCATCCTCTGTTTGATTCGCTCTTCTCTCGGTAGCCAGGATTTTTTGTCTACCGATCTCTATTTCCAAATCATGATCACTGAGTCGATATTTTGAAaggatttgtatttcttttaattgtcaagtcacct contains these protein-coding regions:
- the LOC113074415 gene encoding WD repeat-containing protein 20-like: MAAEGGGKEMNEIKSQFSTREGAYKLLTHSEYSRPNRVPFNSQGSNPVRVSFVNVNDQSGNGERICFNVGRELYFYIYKGVRKAADLSKPIDKRIYKGTQPTCHDFNHLTATAESVSLLVGFSAGQVQLIDPIKKETSKLFNEERLIDKSRVTCVKWVPGSESLFLVAHSSGSMYLYNVEHTCGTTVPHYQLLKQGENYSVHTCKSKSTRNPLLKWTVGEGALNEFSFSPDGKFLACVSQDGFLRVFNFDAVELHGTMKSYFGGLLCVCWSPDGKYIVAGGEDDLVTVWCFSDCRVIARGHGHKSWVSVVAFDHYTTSVEESEPMEFSGSDEDFQDQIHFGRDRANSTQSRLSKRNSTDSRPVSVTYRFGSVGQDTQLCLWDLTEDILFPHLPLSRTRTHTNVMNASSSDGSSSLPAPLPRSNSLPHSAANSKSAASDNPIAAGVSKFATLSLHDRKERHPDKDHKRNHSMGHISSKSSDKLNLLTKTKTDPAKTLGTPLCPRMQDVPLLEPLICKKIAHERLTVLIFLEDCLVTACQEGFICTWARPGKVGLLSSQNQASSPSGTVV